In Vidua macroura isolate BioBank_ID:100142 chromosome 7, ASM2450914v1, whole genome shotgun sequence, a single genomic region encodes these proteins:
- the NEUROD1 gene encoding neurogenic differentiation factor 1 isoform X1: protein MQRLTMTKSYSESGLMGEPQPQGPPSWTDECLSSQDEEHELDKKEEDLEGLHAEAEEDSLRNGEEEDEEDDLDEEEEEEEEEEDDDQKPKRRGPKKKKMTKARMERFKLRRMKANARERNRMHGLNAALDNLRKVVPCYSKTQKLSKIETLRLAKNYIWALSEILRSGKSPDLVSFVQTLCKGLSQPTTNLVAGCLQLNPRTFLPEQSQEVPPHVAAAAAGAPFPAHPYPYQSPGLPSPPYGTMDSSHLFHLKPPHAYGAALEPFFESGLAEGASPAFDGPLSPPLSVNGNFSFKHEPAADFDKSYAFSMHYPAAAAALAAAPAHAAIFPPAASRCEIPVDGLAPYEGHPHHERVLSAQLNAIFHD from the coding sequence ATGCAGAGGCTCACCATGACCAAGTCGTACAGCGAGAGCGGGCTGATGGGCGAGCCCCAGCCGCAGGGCCCCCCGAGCTGGACGGACGAGTGCCTCAGCTCCCAAGACGAGGAGCACGAGCTGGACAAGAAGGAGGAGGACCTGGAGGGTCTGCACGCCGAGGCCGAGGAGGACTCCCTGCGGAACggagaggaggaggacgaggaagACGACTTGGacgaagaggaggaggaagaggaggaggaggaagacgACGACCAGAAGCCCAAGAGGCGGGGccccaagaagaagaagatgacCAAGGCGCGCATGGAGCGGTTCAAGCTGCGGCGCATGAAGGCCAACGCCCGGGAGCGCAACCGCATGCACGGGCTGAACGCGGCCCTGGACAACCTGCGCAAGGTGGTGCCCTGCTACTCCAAGACGCAGAAGCTCTCCAAGATCGAGACCCTGCGCCTGGCCAAGAACTACATCTGGGCCCTCTCCGAGATCCTCCGCTCGGGCAAGAGCCCGGACCTGGTGTCCTTCGTGCAGACCCTCTGCAAGGGCCTGTCGCAGCCCACCACCAACTTGGTGGCCGGCTGTCTGCAGCTCAACCCGCGGACTTTCCTCCccgagcagagccaggaggtgCCGCCGCacgtggcggcggcggcggcgggcgcgccCTTCCCGGCGCATCCCTACCCCTACCAGTCGCCGGGCTTGCCCAGCCCGCCCTACGGCACCATGGACAGCTCCCACCTCTTCCACCTCAAGCCGCCGCACGCCTACGGCGCCGCGCTGGAGCCCTTCTTCGAGAGCGGGCTGGCGGAGGGCGCCAGCCCCGCCTTCGACGGGCCGCTCAGCCCGCCCCTCAGCGTGAACGGCAACTTCTCCTTCAAGCACGAGCCGGCCGCCGACTTCGACAAGAGCTACGCCTTCTCCATGCACtaccccgccgccgccgccgcgctggccgccgcgcccgcccaCGCCGCCATCTTCccgcccgccgcctcccgcTGCGAGATCCCGGTGGACGGGCTGGCGCCCTACGAGGGCCACCCGCACCACGAGCGCGTCCTCAGCGCCCAGCTCAACGCCATCTTCCACGACTGA
- the NEUROD1 gene encoding neurogenic differentiation factor 1 isoform X2: MTKSYSESGLMGEPQPQGPPSWTDECLSSQDEEHELDKKEEDLEGLHAEAEEDSLRNGEEEDEEDDLDEEEEEEEEEEDDDQKPKRRGPKKKKMTKARMERFKLRRMKANARERNRMHGLNAALDNLRKVVPCYSKTQKLSKIETLRLAKNYIWALSEILRSGKSPDLVSFVQTLCKGLSQPTTNLVAGCLQLNPRTFLPEQSQEVPPHVAAAAAGAPFPAHPYPYQSPGLPSPPYGTMDSSHLFHLKPPHAYGAALEPFFESGLAEGASPAFDGPLSPPLSVNGNFSFKHEPAADFDKSYAFSMHYPAAAAALAAAPAHAAIFPPAASRCEIPVDGLAPYEGHPHHERVLSAQLNAIFHD; this comes from the coding sequence ATGACCAAGTCGTACAGCGAGAGCGGGCTGATGGGCGAGCCCCAGCCGCAGGGCCCCCCGAGCTGGACGGACGAGTGCCTCAGCTCCCAAGACGAGGAGCACGAGCTGGACAAGAAGGAGGAGGACCTGGAGGGTCTGCACGCCGAGGCCGAGGAGGACTCCCTGCGGAACggagaggaggaggacgaggaagACGACTTGGacgaagaggaggaggaagaggaggaggaggaagacgACGACCAGAAGCCCAAGAGGCGGGGccccaagaagaagaagatgacCAAGGCGCGCATGGAGCGGTTCAAGCTGCGGCGCATGAAGGCCAACGCCCGGGAGCGCAACCGCATGCACGGGCTGAACGCGGCCCTGGACAACCTGCGCAAGGTGGTGCCCTGCTACTCCAAGACGCAGAAGCTCTCCAAGATCGAGACCCTGCGCCTGGCCAAGAACTACATCTGGGCCCTCTCCGAGATCCTCCGCTCGGGCAAGAGCCCGGACCTGGTGTCCTTCGTGCAGACCCTCTGCAAGGGCCTGTCGCAGCCCACCACCAACTTGGTGGCCGGCTGTCTGCAGCTCAACCCGCGGACTTTCCTCCccgagcagagccaggaggtgCCGCCGCacgtggcggcggcggcggcgggcgcgccCTTCCCGGCGCATCCCTACCCCTACCAGTCGCCGGGCTTGCCCAGCCCGCCCTACGGCACCATGGACAGCTCCCACCTCTTCCACCTCAAGCCGCCGCACGCCTACGGCGCCGCGCTGGAGCCCTTCTTCGAGAGCGGGCTGGCGGAGGGCGCCAGCCCCGCCTTCGACGGGCCGCTCAGCCCGCCCCTCAGCGTGAACGGCAACTTCTCCTTCAAGCACGAGCCGGCCGCCGACTTCGACAAGAGCTACGCCTTCTCCATGCACtaccccgccgccgccgccgcgctggccgccgcgcccgcccaCGCCGCCATCTTCccgcccgccgcctcccgcTGCGAGATCCCGGTGGACGGGCTGGCGCCCTACGAGGGCCACCCGCACCACGAGCGCGTCCTCAGCGCCCAGCTCAACGCCATCTTCCACGACTGA